The DNA sequence tctcctagcaattggcgccaaaaatgggttcagaaaccctctcaaatcgccaggcacgtgttgcattaatgaagtcatgtgcggtcatcgacgcgtgcgcgcacggtacgcgtgcgcgtccctggccgattctgcaatgtgcgcgcagGCCTGTGCggtgcgcgtgcttggctgacTCTGCTTCTTGACTTTTTGTTCTCTCCTTTATGCTTCTTCTTCCTTGATCTGCCTATTTCATCctgaattactagcaaacacatcaaggcatcttatggaatcaaggagaaattagaattcatcaaaataaggcttaaaaagcatgtttttacacttaagcataaatatgggagagataacaaaaccatgctaattcataggttaaatgtgacaaaaggttatcaaaatactctaacgGGAATCCCCGCTTGGGTCCCCACGTCTGCCTCGGAGAAATGTTGGCCCCGTTCCCATCCATGCGGAGAAAATTCCTATCTTCGGGTCCCCATTTAGGGGAAGTCCCACAGGGATCCCCATGCTCCAGGGAGTTTTGCCATCCTTGCTTACAATGATTTATTTCTAAATTGTCTGGTTGAACCCATGTTTTCTCACCTTTAGTTAATCTTAAAGATGAGTCCTAATATGTGTGGATGAATGAACATCAAAAACCATTTCATTTGGTCAAGAATTACTTGTCGAAAGTACCAGTAATGGCAACAGTCCGTCCTTTCGAGCCTTTGAAATTGTACGTTGCAGCTTTGACAAATACAATTGGGTGTATTTTGGCTCAAGATGATAAAGAGGGATGAGAAAGAGCAATGTATTATCTAAGTTGAGTGTTGTCTGATATTAAGACAAGATAATCTCCTATTGAGAAGTTATGCCTTTCTCTTTATTATGCGTGTACAAAGTTAAAGTGTTACATGGTTGCGAAAATCATAAAAGTAATTGCACAAACTGATTTGGTAAAATATATGTTATCTTATCCAATATTAAGAGGTCGATTAGAAAAATGGATGCTTGCCTTGATGGAGTTTGATTTACAATATGTCCCAGCCAAGGCTGTTAAAGGTCAAGTCATTGCAGATTTTCTGGTTGATCGACCGAATAATCTCAATGACCAGGGGGCAAATATCGTTCATATCGTAGTCAAACCCTGGAAGTTATATTTTGATGGGTCGAAACACAAAGATGGTGCTGGTGTCGGCATTTTAATCATATCCCCAAAGGGGATTCCATCGGaatttttgtttgaattaaaGTATCCATGTTTGAATAATATAGCTAAATATGAGGCTTTGATATTAGGATTGGAAATTTTAATCGACAAGGGGACATCGGATGTCCAAATTTAGGAGACTCTCAATTGGTTTTAAAACAGCAGTCGAAAGAATTCAAGTGTAAtaatgaaaaattacaaaaatatttgtcGACAGCATgtgagttattagtatcttttcAAAAGTATCATTGGTTCATATCAAGAATTTGAAAGAATTGCTAATGAGTTggcttaaattgcatgaagtacAAGGTCTTCCTGAAACTTTAGGAAGTTGTAGAAATCAACAATTCTTGTGCTATCGAAGAAAGAAAATCGTCATCGAAGAagataagaaaaaattaaataaaaggttaaattcatatgaaaacaaataaaatcaaatttttgatagTGATAAGTATAAAAAACGCATTGAAGGAAGTCTTATGAGGTGTTTGAGTTAGTCTAAAAAAATAATTGCTCTAGTCCATAAGTGTATACGGTGCTCATCAAGCTGGTGAGAGAATGAAATGGGTACTTCGACGTGATCGAGTGTATTGGCCGTTAATGGTCAAAGATTGCATTAAGTATGCTAAAGCATGTCAAGGATGTCAGAAGCATGGTATAATACAACAAATTCTTGCTTCTGAATTACATTCAATTATAAAACCTTGGTCATTTAGAGGTTGGACTTTGGATTTAATTGGAATGATTCATCCTCCATCGTCTAAAATCACAATTATCTTAGTGGTGattgattattttataaaatgGGTTGAGGCTTTTTCTTTAATAGATGTTGGCCAAAATGAAATTATCGATTTCATAGAGGAACATATAATCCATCGATTTGGATTTTCTCATAAGTACTGATCAAGGTATTATGTTTACTGGACATGTATTAAGAATTTTTGCAGCATCGAGGAGTATAATTATGGTACTTCGACCCATATTATGCGCAACAAATGGTCAAGTTGAGActgcaaataaaattttaattaattgataagAGCAAATTGGTCAAAGACCTCGTACTTGCATGAAACATTAAGTCAAGTGTTATAGGCTTATCGAAATTCACCAGAGATTCAATAAATACATCTCCTATAATAGTTTATGCCATGTGTAATTTACTTAGAAATCAATCTTAATACCATAAAGTTATGAACAAGATGATTGCTAGTTAAGATTACTAGAATGcatgttataaaataaataagctTAGATAATGAGCAAGCCTTTTCAAGTAATCAACTTGTATTCAAGAAATGCATATTGATACTGGAATTGAAATCAAATTGATAAATGGAAAATTAAATAGTATCGATGTTTTGAAGATAGTAATTAAGATCGAAGCTAAAAGTCTAAAGGCAAATTCAAAGTATTATGAATTCAAAAGAAATTTTAGTTACAAAAAACTTGGCATGCCAAGCCTTCAATCTTCATAGAGTTATAAGAGTTGGTCGGTTGCTCTGTTATCTTGTACGATCTTGTGCAAGTAATTGAAGCTCTTAAAGTTGCTCATTTTCTATAGCATGATGTTGTGAAGTTTGATTGTCCATATCGCTCTTTTCTTTTGATAAAGAAAGGACTTCTTTGTCGAGCAATATTTTCCTACTTCGGAGCTTTTCAAGAGGATTTTGAAGAAGAGATTTGTTGTGTCTAATTTTAGTAAGTTCTTTTTGAGTTCGTCTTCTCTCTTAATTAGCTGATCCAATTCAACAGAAGCCATAGTCAAGTGGCTTCATAAGTTGATACCTTTTCTTGTCAACTAAGGGGACTTCAACTTTGATGCTTTGatctttgatttcttttattcttttttttatggaATTCAAGTTTATCCTGACATGAAAAAAGCTTTTTGGTATTATCGATGAAAGACACAAGTGGTTTGCATGATCAGAGGGATTCTGGGTAAAAATATTAGAGCTTAAAATTTGGTTAAGTGCAGCATCTAGACCATCTTGCGAGAACCATGCTTCGACGGGATTAGAAAGcagtatttttagtttttgaagaaGCCCAAATATATCAGGATTGACGGAAGTTTTTGTCAAACCTTGATTCTTTGTGTTTTCAAGGGGATTAGAAATTTGTGGGCTTTGATCCAGATGAATCGATTTCTTTTCAAAACTTGATAACCCAGTCTCTTTGCTTTTGAAGATTTTTGAGATGGCCCCAAGAAGTTCACTTAGGATATCATCATCTTGATTGAGATCGATTGGTTCTTCTCNNNNNNNNNNNNNNNNNNNNNNNNNNNNNNNNNNNNNNNNNNNNNNNNNNNNNNNNNNNNNNNNNNNNNNNNNNNNNNNNNNNNNNNNNNNNNNNNNNNNNNNNNNNNNNNNNNNNNNNNNNNNNNNNNNNNNNNNNNNNNNNNNNNNNNNNNNNNNNNNNNNNNNNNNNNNNNNNNNNNNNNNNNNNNNNNNNNNNNNNNNNNNNNNNNNNNNNNNNNNNNNNNNNNNNNNNNNNNNNNNNNNNNNNNNNNNNNNNNNNNNNNNNNNNNNNNNNNNNNNNNNNNNNNNNNNNNNNNNNNNNNNNNNNNNNNNNNNNNNNNNNNNNNNNNNNNNNNNNNNNNNNNNNNNNNNNNNNNNNNNNNNNNNNNNNNNNNNNNNNNNNNNNNNNNNNNNNNNNNNNNNNNNNNNNNNNNNNNNNNNNNNNNNNNNNNNNNNNNNNNNNNNNNNNNNNNNNNNNNNNNNNNNNNNNNNNNNNNNNNNNNNNNNNNNNNNNNNNNNNNNNNNNNNNNNNNNNNNNNNNNNNNNNNNNNNNNNNNNNNNNNNNNNNNNNNNNNNNNNNNNNNNNNNNNNNNNNNNNNNNNNNNNNNNNNNNNNNNNNNNNNNNNNNNNNNNNNNNNNNNNNNNNNNNNNNNNNNNNNNNNNNNNNNNNNNNNNNNNNNNNNNNNNNNNNNNNNNNNNNNNNNNNNNNNNNNNNNNNNNNNNNNNNNNNNNNNNNNNNNNNNNNNNNNNNNNNNNNNNNNNNNNNNNNNNNNNNNNNNNNNNNNNNNNNNNNNNNNNNNNNNNNNNNNNNNNNNNNNNNNNNNNNNNNNNNNNNNNNNNNNNNNNNNNNNNNNNNNNNNNNNNNNNNNNNNNNNNNNNNNNNNNNNNNNNNNNNNNNNNNNNNNNNNNNNNNNNNNNNNNNNNNNNNNNNNNNNNNNNNNNNNNNNNNNNNNNNNNNNNNNNNNNNNNNNNNNNNNNNNNNNNNNNNNNNNNNNNNNNNNNNNNNNNNNNNNNNNNNNNAACTCTCTGCCACAGGTAAAACGCTATCAGTTATACATAAGAAACTATTAATGCATATACAGTAGGTGCAATCCTCACCTTTGGATGCCCAAACTCGTTGCCCATGAAGTTAGATAAGCACGGCAACCAGTTGTAAACGTTATCAATCTGATCATCTATGTAAACAGTCAAGATAATTAATGAGAGAGAGTATTCACTTGCTAAAGAGCAAAAATATGGAAATAGTGTAAACCATACTTTATGTAATGAAGATCCTCTCTGCAAAGATTCCTTATAGTGATGTGAATGTTTATCTATTCTGCCAAACAATATTTCTGCAAATGATTGCCTTCCAGATATGGACTGAcaacaaattaagaaaaaagatTAGGTTAAAATCTATGACAAAATAGAGGCCATAATAATTGTAGACATATTGATAAGGGAATGATACCTGGTTGTGATTTTCAGTGTACATAAGCATCCTATCAGCATGTTCTCTACTGGAATTAATGTGTTGACAATCTGCGGCACAAGATACAATATCAGTGAAATTGTAGTATCACCGAAAAGTCAGGTAAATGTTGACTAACTTGACCAAACAACATCCCATTTAATAAtgaaataatatttaattgaGGAGAACCTTAGTCATGCTCCATTCAAGGTCAGGCACACTGTCGAGAAAAGTTGACCACATTTCAGGCACAGAGAGGTTGACATAATAATCAAATCCCAATCCACCTTGAGAAGTTGGCTCACATAATCCAGGGTAAAATGTTGCCTGAACAATAATAGATACACACATTGTAAATATTATGCAAGGAAGAGATCTCAGGATCCTGACAGTTTAGATTTTAAAACTATTAtcatttgcattttttttatagaaaaagaatTTTGTTAAGATGAGGAGAATGATACTACAAATTCGGGATAAGGGTTCCTCTACACAAAAGCAAAACAACGAAAGATTTATCTATAAAGCACATTTTCCAATCTCTCAACATGCCTGAGGGGAAGTCCTCAATAAAGATCATGATCATGAGCTTTACACCAAATAGATGTCAAACATCTAATCCTATCCCATAAAATATGCTTGTCAGAAACTCTCTCATCGAAGGTGCATGCACTATGCTCCAACCAAATAGTGGCGAAAACTGCATGGTGCCACAAAAGTTTTGCCTCTTCTCTACTACCAAAACCAACAAATCTAGTCAATCGAAATTGGTCTAGGGTTGCAGGACACACCCAACAATCATTAAAAATGCTAAACAAATTGCTCCATAAGAAACAGCCATCAGGGAATGCAAAAACAGATATGACTTTGACTCTGAATTTACACCACACACAACACACATCAGGGGAGATAGCCTTACATGGCCTTGGAACCTGCATCATATC is a window from the Arachis hypogaea cultivar Tifrunner chromosome 1, arahy.Tifrunner.gnm2.J5K5, whole genome shotgun sequence genome containing:
- the LOC112790274 gene encoding 1,4-alpha-glucan-branching enzyme 3, chloroplastic/amyloplastic-like, which produces MFKYGDPDVLHFLLSNLNWWITEYQIDGFHFHSVSSMLYTHNGFASFTGDLEEYCNQYVDRDAQLYLILANEILHALYPNIITIAEDATFYPGLCEPTSQGGLGFDYYVNLSVPEMWSTFLDSVPDLEWSMTKIVNTLIPVENMLIGCLCTLKITTSPYLEGNHLQKYCLAE